Proteins encoded together in one Thalassotalea crassostreae window:
- a CDS encoding type II toxin-antitoxin system RelE/ParE family toxin codes for MIKSFKHKGLKKYFQTGSVAGIQAKHQRKLRMQLTAIDTAQEIDDINLPGFKLHPLKGDRDGIWSITVNGNWRITFEFIDGNAYILNYEDYH; via the coding sequence ATGATTAAATCTTTTAAGCACAAAGGCCTCAAAAAGTATTTCCAAACTGGAAGTGTTGCTGGAATACAGGCTAAGCATCAACGTAAATTACGGATGCAACTTACCGCAATAGATACCGCGCAAGAAATTGATGATATCAATTTACCCGGTTTTAAATTGCACCCTCTTAAAGGGGATCGTGACGGGATTTGGTCTATTACTGTAAATGGCAACTGGCGCATTACTTTTGAGTTTATCGATGGTAATGCATACATTCTCAACTATGAGGACTATCACTAA
- a CDS encoding nuclear transport factor 2 family protein: MRKFLSRLLSMSMLTSMLSLMLVLFNSAALENNIVNKFIELTDKTKVIGATDADINAVANLLAEDMRYQHPNYNADLSKSEFIDGLKRYMGVADSLTTKVVNQINGKQAVTIAYISTIVMDGKTEVDPAPLMRLIEFKDGKIVLVREYW; this comes from the coding sequence ATGCGTAAATTTTTATCCCGTTTATTGTCAATGTCGATGCTAACGTCGATGTTATCGCTAATGTTAGTGTTATTTAATTCAGCGGCCTTGGAAAATAACATTGTAAATAAGTTTATTGAGTTAACCGATAAAACGAAAGTTATTGGGGCAACAGATGCAGACATAAATGCAGTAGCCAATTTATTGGCTGAGGATATGCGTTATCAACACCCAAATTACAATGCTGATCTATCTAAGTCTGAATTTATTGACGGTTTAAAGCGCTATATGGGCGTAGCTGACTCTTTAACAACTAAAGTTGTTAATCAAATCAATGGCAAACAAGCCGTCACCATTGCTTATATATCGACGATAGTTATGGATGGAAAAACCGAAGTAGATCCAGCTCCGTTAATGCGTTTAATAGAGTTTAAAGATGGAAAAATCGTGTTAGTTAGAGAGTACTGGTAA
- a CDS encoding DUF4386 family protein encodes MKTLQKTGGVAALLEAIIYISAFVFFGAFWNFPADANSVQKFAFLAENQVALSIVNFIMYILFGILLAVLVLAINDRLKANTPILSQVAAIFGVVWVGLVIASGMIANIGLSAALELSTKDPEQAMTMWRAIYTVVEGLGGGNEIVGGLWVLLLSIAALKGNEFSKGLNYLGIFVGVVGILTVIPAEVFTEIFGVSQIVWFSWLGISLLTSSKSE; translated from the coding sequence ATGAAAACTCTGCAAAAAACAGGAGGAGTCGCAGCACTTCTTGAGGCTATTATTTACATATCAGCTTTCGTGTTTTTTGGTGCATTTTGGAATTTCCCAGCAGATGCTAATTCTGTGCAAAAGTTTGCTTTTCTCGCTGAAAATCAAGTCGCGTTGTCTATCGTAAATTTCATTATGTATATACTATTTGGGATTTTGTTAGCGGTATTGGTGCTTGCGATTAATGACCGATTGAAAGCCAATACCCCAATCCTGTCTCAAGTCGCCGCTATATTCGGTGTGGTTTGGGTGGGCTTAGTTATTGCAAGTGGAATGATAGCCAATATTGGGTTATCAGCTGCTTTGGAGTTATCAACTAAAGATCCAGAACAGGCGATGACAATGTGGCGAGCTATTTACACTGTGGTTGAAGGTTTAGGTGGTGGCAACGAAATTGTCGGTGGGCTTTGGGTATTATTGTTAAGCATTGCCGCGTTAAAAGGTAATGAGTTTTCTAAAGGCCTTAATTACTTAGGAATTTTCGTTGGCGTTGTTGGCATTCTTACGGTAATTCCTGCTGAAGTCTTTACTGAAATTTTTGGTGTAAGCCAAATTGTCTGGTTTTCTTGGTTAGGAATATCCCTGCTAACGAGTAGTAAAAGTGAATAA
- a CDS encoding type II toxin-antitoxin system Phd/YefM family antitoxin, with product MSRIHFDQDIQPLSEFRAGVASFIKQINETRRPLVITQRGKGVAVVLDVAEYEAMQEKIELLEEVQKAELQLASGQGISNSDARAQVLAKLNQ from the coding sequence ATGAGCCGTATTCATTTTGACCAAGATATTCAACCTCTCTCTGAATTTAGAGCAGGTGTTGCTTCTTTCATAAAGCAAATTAACGAAACAAGAAGGCCCCTAGTTATAACTCAACGAGGGAAAGGTGTTGCTGTTGTTTTAGATGTTGCGGAATACGAAGCAATGCAGGAAAAAATAGAACTACTTGAAGAAGTGCAAAAAGCTGAATTACAGCTGGCTTCTGGACAAGGAATTTCAAATTCAGATGCTCGAGCTCAAGTATTGGCGAAGCTAAATCAATGA
- a CDS encoding DUF2200 domain-containing protein, translating to MSEHKIFSMVLAKIYSLYVQKAERKNRTEEEVIQVICWLTGYNSIALIKQIKNENDLTTFFAEAPVINPNVSLIKEVVCGVRIEEIQDPLMRKVRYLDKLIDELAKGKSMEKILRSS from the coding sequence GTGTCGGAACACAAAATATTTTCAATGGTATTAGCAAAAATATATTCTCTCTACGTTCAAAAAGCAGAGAGAAAGAACAGAACCGAAGAGGAAGTCATCCAAGTTATTTGTTGGCTCACAGGTTATAACTCTATCGCTCTGATTAAACAGATTAAGAATGAAAATGACTTAACTACATTCTTTGCTGAGGCGCCAGTAATCAACCCCAATGTATCTCTGATCAAGGAAGTTGTATGCGGAGTACGTATTGAAGAGATCCAAGATCCACTTATGCGTAAGGTTCGATATCTCGACAAATTGATTGATGAGCTTGCCAAAGGAAAGTCTATGGAAAAGATTTTACGTTCGTCCTAG
- a CDS encoding Rho-binding antiterminator, translated as MISCEQHDYVEIACMYNYLIKLTLKSGDEITGIAVDVKRNTSREECIKIKVNNSEQLCVLDSVSKMEALADNPHFKVVSFK; from the coding sequence ATGATCTCTTGTGAACAACATGATTATGTAGAAATAGCCTGTATGTATAATTATTTAATCAAACTTACTCTCAAATCGGGTGATGAAATAACAGGCATCGCTGTGGATGTTAAACGTAATACAAGTCGAGAAGAGTGTATAAAGATTAAAGTTAACAATAGTGAACAATTGTGTGTATTGGATTCGGTGTCGAAAATGGAAGCTCTTGCAGATAACCCACATTTTAAGGTTGTAAGTTTTAAATAG
- a CDS encoding excalibur calcium-binding domain-containing protein: MKKLLILILICLGAWQYSLKNSETVEPNKSSAAVKFSNSAAIQTLSKAKEIAKPKSRFKCDGRQHCSQMRSYEEAKYFIRHCPNTKMDGDNDGIPCERQFNRYD, translated from the coding sequence TTGAAAAAATTATTAATTCTAATTCTTATATGTTTAGGTGCTTGGCAGTATTCTCTTAAGAATAGTGAAACTGTTGAACCTAATAAAAGTAGTGCCGCAGTCAAGTTTTCAAACAGTGCTGCTATTCAAACACTGTCTAAAGCTAAGGAAATCGCAAAGCCAAAATCGCGCTTTAAATGTGATGGTAGACAGCATTGCTCTCAAATGAGGTCTTATGAAGAGGCTAAGTATTTTATCAGGCATTGTCCTAACACGAAAATGGATGGTGATAACGATGGAATACCTTGTGAAAGACAGTTCAATAGATATGATTGA
- a CDS encoding type II toxin-antitoxin system RelE/ParE family toxin: MIKSFIHKGLRKFYSSGSTVGIQKKHEKKLRLILANLDQAEEPDDMDLPGLFMHQLKGDRKGVWSVRVNGNWRITYRFIGRDVEIVNYEDYH; encoded by the coding sequence ATGATTAAAAGTTTCATTCATAAAGGTCTTCGAAAGTTCTACTCTTCAGGTAGTACTGTAGGAATCCAGAAAAAGCACGAAAAGAAACTACGTCTAATTCTTGCTAACTTAGATCAAGCAGAAGAACCAGACGATATGGATCTACCTGGTTTATTTATGCATCAACTTAAAGGTGACAGGAAAGGCGTATGGTCAGTTCGAGTAAACGGGAATTGGCGCATAACGTATAGATTTATTGGACGTGACGTTGAAATTGTAAATTATGAGGATTACCACTAA
- a CDS encoding HigA family addiction module antitoxin, whose amino-acid sequence MTMHNPPHPGEFIYDVYLEPAGFSCRYLAKQLDVASSTLNRVLKGQSAISPEMALRLSKAIGRTPESWLAMQDNYDLWHAKQQINLSNVHSVNFTVA is encoded by the coding sequence ATGACTATGCATAATCCGCCGCATCCTGGAGAGTTTATCTATGACGTTTACCTAGAGCCTGCTGGCTTTAGCTGTCGTTATTTAGCTAAGCAATTAGATGTAGCATCATCTACTTTAAACCGTGTTCTTAAAGGTCAAAGTGCTATCTCTCCTGAAATGGCACTTCGCTTATCTAAAGCAATTGGCAGAACGCCAGAAAGTTGGCTAGCAATGCAAGATAACTATGATCTTTGGCATGCTAAACAACAAATTAATTTAAGTAATGTTCACTCAGTAAACTTTACGGTAGCATAA
- a CDS encoding PEP-CTERM sorting domain-containing protein — protein MKKLITILAFLAYAHSANATLINTDYASAGDGLLVLDTDTNLEWALVTQTGRSVDYFFSSSVYAGGGFTVANATDLLAFFTNTGATELTIGTYHTGDQYDAPAQLMYDLMGVYTPYTEFGGNNWIHAFYDNGSGTYDTGRVGWDGSTYIRQSSFMIGNNNLSNADSSYSHSAYSVWAYREAAAVPEPASLALLSFGLAGLGFSRRKSKA, from the coding sequence ATGAAGAAACTCATCACAATACTTGCTTTTTTGGCATACGCACATTCCGCCAATGCAACTTTAATAAATACTGATTATGCCTCAGCTGGCGATGGATTGCTTGTCCTTGATACAGATACTAATTTGGAATGGGCGCTCGTAACACAGACAGGAAGATCGGTCGATTATTTTTTTAGTAGCAGTGTTTACGCAGGTGGTGGTTTTACGGTTGCTAATGCAACTGATTTACTAGCATTTTTTACAAATACAGGTGCAACTGAACTGACCATAGGAACTTATCATACTGGAGATCAGTATGATGCCCCAGCCCAGTTAATGTACGATTTAATGGGGGTTTACACACCATATACAGAGTTCGGTGGAAATAATTGGATTCATGCTTTCTATGACAATGGTTCTGGTACCTACGATACTGGACGTGTAGGTTGGGATGGCTCTACTTATATTCGTCAAAGTAGCTTCATGATCGGCAATAACAATTTATCAAATGCTGACTCTTCTTATTCTCATTCAGCTTACAGCGTATGGGCATATCGTGAAGCCGCAGCAGTTCCAGAGCCTGCTTCACTTGCACTGCTAAGTTTTGGTTTAGCTGGTTTGGGATTTTCTCGTAGGAAATCGAAAGCCTAA
- the bla gene encoding subclass B1 metallo-beta-lactamase, translated as MRYIIFLCIIISNITFASEKVPKFKVTKLADNVYQHISYKKVGSYGMVGASGLVVVDGSNAHIIDTPWTVKDTKKLVEWITSKKLTLKSAVVTHFHKDASGGLSFLNSLEIKTYATPLTNKLLKSKKREESSHEIKNNELLTNKIEIFYPGAGHSRDNIVVWLPKEKILFGGCFVKSIESKGLGYTGHASVKDWPISIQNVINKYPNVERVVPGHGKIGDISLLKHTAKLALGEKGL; from the coding sequence ATGAGATATATTATCTTTCTTTGCATTATCATTTCGAATATTACATTTGCTAGTGAAAAAGTGCCTAAATTCAAAGTTACTAAGCTAGCTGATAATGTTTATCAGCACATTTCATATAAAAAGGTTGGTTCTTATGGAATGGTAGGTGCATCAGGTTTAGTTGTTGTTGATGGATCAAATGCACACATTATAGATACACCATGGACAGTCAAAGATACAAAGAAATTAGTAGAGTGGATTACATCAAAAAAATTAACACTCAAAAGTGCTGTAGTTACACACTTCCATAAAGATGCTAGCGGTGGACTTTCATTCCTTAACAGCTTAGAAATAAAAACTTATGCTACACCATTAACTAATAAACTACTCAAATCTAAGAAGAGAGAAGAATCTAGCCACGAAATCAAAAATAATGAATTACTTACTAATAAAATAGAAATATTTTATCCTGGTGCTGGTCACTCACGGGATAATATTGTTGTTTGGCTTCCAAAGGAAAAAATTCTTTTTGGCGGGTGTTTTGTTAAAAGTATTGAGAGTAAAGGCTTAGGTTATACGGGACATGCATCAGTGAAAGACTGGCCTATATCAATTCAAAACGTTATTAATAAGTACCCTAACGTAGAGAGGGTAGTACCGGGGCATGGGAAAATCGGTGATATAAGTTTACTTAAACATACCGCGAAACTTGCTCTAGGTGAAAAAGGCCTCTAA
- a CDS encoding HigA family addiction module antitoxin, with product MAMFNPAHPGEILKELVIDSLELTITDVAKHLDVSRKTLSKVLNAKGSVTPEMAVRLELAFGKPSADHWLRLQNAHDLWRTRQEQSSLHVSPYNFQVA from the coding sequence ATGGCTATGTTTAACCCTGCACATCCGGGGGAAATATTAAAAGAGTTAGTGATCGACTCTTTAGAGTTAACGATCACGGATGTTGCAAAGCACCTTGATGTAAGTCGAAAAACTTTATCTAAAGTTTTAAATGCAAAAGGGTCTGTAACCCCCGAGATGGCTGTCCGTCTTGAATTAGCTTTTGGAAAACCATCAGCAGATCATTGGCTTCGTTTACAGAATGCACATGATTTATGGAGAACAAGACAAGAGCAAAGCTCATTACATGTTTCACCGTATAATTTTCAAGTGGCATAA
- a CDS encoding IS110 family transposase, with amino-acid sequence MKFYTNSHPFYCGIDLHSRILYVCIIDNEGKTVLHQQIKADKQQLLNLLKPYIGHVVVGVECMHCWYWVSDWCEEYSIDFILGHALYMKAIHGGKAKNDKIDSYKIACLMRGGNFPLAYVYPSRMRATRDLLRRRTHVVRHGADLKAHVVNTDSQYNLPSQALNLKNISAREGLKHHYEDPVIQRTIELDMVLLDCYAKELKKVEWFIEKQAKEHHGCYLSLIRTFPGIGQILGLTILYEIGEICRFESVQNFASYSRLVKCKAESAGKIYGTSGNKIGNGYLKWAFSEAAVLYLRGNDRAKNHLSKLQKRMSKGKALSALAHKIGRCVYYMLKNKTVFDEDKFLKG; translated from the coding sequence ATGAAATTCTATACTAATTCTCACCCTTTTTATTGTGGGATCGATCTTCATTCACGTATTTTGTACGTGTGCATTATTGATAATGAAGGAAAAACTGTTTTACATCAACAGATTAAAGCAGATAAGCAACAACTATTAAATTTACTAAAACCTTACATTGGCCATGTCGTTGTTGGTGTTGAATGTATGCATTGCTGGTATTGGGTTAGTGATTGGTGTGAAGAATATAGTATTGATTTTATTCTAGGCCATGCACTTTATATGAAAGCTATTCATGGTGGGAAAGCCAAAAACGACAAAATAGATTCTTATAAAATTGCCTGTTTAATGCGTGGCGGTAACTTCCCTCTTGCTTACGTTTACCCTTCAAGAATGCGTGCAACTCGCGACTTACTCAGACGACGAACTCATGTTGTTAGGCACGGTGCTGATTTAAAAGCACATGTCGTTAATACCGACAGCCAATATAATTTACCGTCTCAAGCACTCAATCTGAAAAATATATCAGCCAGAGAAGGCTTAAAACACCATTACGAGGACCCTGTTATTCAGCGAACCATCGAGCTGGATATGGTGTTACTTGATTGCTATGCAAAAGAGTTAAAGAAAGTAGAATGGTTTATCGAAAAACAAGCGAAAGAGCACCACGGTTGTTATTTATCATTAATACGCACCTTTCCTGGTATCGGACAAATTCTTGGGTTAACCATTCTTTATGAAATTGGTGAGATTTGCCGATTTGAATCCGTTCAAAACTTTGCCTCTTATAGTCGACTCGTAAAGTGTAAAGCCGAGTCAGCAGGTAAAATTTATGGTACTAGCGGCAATAAGATTGGAAATGGCTATCTAAAGTGGGCATTTAGCGAAGCCGCGGTTCTGTATCTGCGCGGTAACGATAGAGCGAAAAACCATCTAAGCAAACTGCAAAAACGCATGAGCAAAGGCAAAGCACTCTCTGCGTTAGCGCATAAAATAGGTCGTTGTGTGTATTACATGCTGAAAAACAAAACGGTATTTGATGAAGATAAATTTTTAAAAGGTTAA